The DNA region CCTGCTCCAAGCCATCGTGATGGGAGAGGCCTGCGATGCGGTGGTGATCCATGGCCTACGGCAAGGCGCAGCAGTGGAAGGAGACGActgtggcggcggcggttggGAGTCCGTTGGGACGGGGTCGCCAGCCAGGACGATGTCAAGCGGCTCGTCGTCGCTGTGCGCGTCGACGTCGAGCCTGACCGACGAAGACGACGTCAACGACGCCACGTCTGCCACGCCAGGCCGTCacgcctcgtcgtcgtcgtcgtcgacctCCTTGACGTCGTCGGAGCTAGACACCATGCGGATGGACGGTGCCGCCCGCGGGCCGCTCTACGAGCTGTCGACGATGCTGTATCACCTCCCCGCTCTCAGGTACATGCATGTATACATGAGCGTCTGCGTGTCAACGTAATCATACGTGCTGTGGCATGTGATCCACGCCATTTTGAGATCGTAACAAGGCTCTGTTTCGTTATGCGATGGACGAAAAAAATGAGGCCCTGAAACGACTAGCTAGCTCTacaaaatgcatcacaagattATTTCCTTGCAATTGTGATTCGCATTCAACCTCTGCATCACCTGCAGGGCTCATGCCATTCGATCTTCATTTACCTGAATAGTTGAAAACTCGAGATCGCCTATTCCGAATGTGTTCCAACTTGAAACTGCACAGTATGATTactagccaaaaaaaaaaaaagatctgaAATTGTTTGAACAAGGATGACTGCAACTTCTATTTACTCAACCATGCATTCCATTCCAGCGCTAATATTGTGCTATCTGTTCCATATGTAACATGACATCTGACAGATAGATTACTTCACTTACCTCAGAACAGGGCTGTCCAAGCACTACCAGGGGAGGTCCCGGTCCTTCACGTCGCTATCCGACGTCAGCTGCGTGGAAGACCTCGCGAAGAAGACCACCCCGTACATCAGGAGGACGAAGGCGTCCAGAGGATACACTGCAGCATTGGGTGCGAAGATCCGGTTGTTGAAGGTGATAACCAAGAAGGCGCCGAGGGGTTCGACTGACCGCCTGACGTCAAGAGCAAGGAGCACAAGCCTCTTGCGCAGCAGCGGCAAACCACCTACACACCAGGGCAAGAGAGGTGTACAGATGCTAGTTCATGGCGAAATGAAGGGTCT from Phragmites australis chromosome 8, lpPhrAust1.1, whole genome shotgun sequence includes:
- the LOC133926892 gene encoding uncharacterized protein LOC133926892, giving the protein MKEKARDRERMYGARGWIGFWEGYPPAHGNVHTMHILSLSACLISFRSLKRANPAHDNLLLQPPRVYKPHAARTQTRPCVPSRCLLQAIVMGEACDAVVIHGLRQGAAVEGDDCGGGGWESVGTGSPARTMSSGSSSLCASTSSLTDEDDVNDATSATPGRHASSSSSSTSLTSSELDTMRMDGAARGPLYELSTMLYHLPALRTGLSKHYQGRSRSFTSLSDVSCVEDLAKKTTPYIRRTKASRGYTAALGAKIRLLKVITKKAPRGSTDRLTSRARSTSLLRSSGKPPTHQGKRGVQMLVHGEMKGLANGMR